One Elaeis guineensis isolate ETL-2024a chromosome 10, EG11, whole genome shotgun sequence genomic window carries:
- the LOC105059784 gene encoding translation initiation factor IF-2, chloroplastic — MSSPSSFATLGSVRPNPLAVFEVSPLPAAVRRIHIISRVSFGGVGSARRWSRAPGRVCSCLVTTDLIEEKGIPVSPESTFRGSSGSREDDADLVLKPSPKPALKAQPNGPADPVNSALWSPDKVGRDKRPGITEEDREKVIESLGEVLEKAENLEIVKPGSLGGNEFRGNNKSNGSSRRSRPGSTTSWTRKSKTLKSVWRKGSPVANVQKVVKELPRVEKEERKEQKGPSLVTEAKKSGALPVAPLRPQVPSPPQAVPKLQVKPAVAPPTPPESPVVKKPANIKDRKPILIDKFASKKVVVDPIAAEALLSPAKPVKGPLSSKAKEDRRKKSSAAGGLRRRLVDDGGIPDEDASELDVPIAGVTEVRKGRKWRKASRKAARLEAAKAAAPVKVEILEVGEEGMLTEDLAYNLAVSEADILGYLYSKGVKPDTVHTLDKDMVKMICKEYDVEVIEIDPVRVEEMAKKKEMLDEEDLDMLENRPPVITIMGHVDHGKTTLLDYIRKSKVVASEAGGITQGIGAYKVLVPVDGKPQPCVFLDTPGHEAFGAMRARGARVTDITIIVVAVDDGVRPQTNEAIAHAKAAGVPIIIAINKIDKDGTNPERVMQELSSIGLMPEVWGGDIPMVQISALKGVNIDELLETVMLVAELQELKANPHRNAKGTVLEAGLDKTKGSTATLIVQNGTLKKGDVVVCGEAFGKVRAMFDDRGGRVDQAGPSIAVQVIGLSSVPIAGDEFEVLDSLDIARERANACAESLRVARISAKAGEGKVTLSSIASAVSAGKQSGLDMHQLNIILKVDVQGSIEAIRHALQVLPQDNVALKFLLQAPGDVTTSDVDLAVATEAIIFGFNVKAPGSVKSYAEKKHVEIRLYRVIYDFIGDMRNAMEGLLEPVEERVPIGSADVRASFSSGSGRVAGCMVTEGKVVQDCGVRIVRNGKTIHIGNIDSLRRVKEEVKEVGAGLECGVGVNGFNDWEVGDVIEAFNTVKKQRTLEEASASVTAALVGAGVEL, encoded by the exons atgtcttctccatcttccttTGCCACTCTGGGAAGCGTGAGGCCCAACCCATTAGCCGTCTTCGAGGTCTCTCCCTTGCCCGCGGCCGTTAGGAGAATTCATATCATTTCTAGGGTGAGTTTCGGTGGGGTTGGCAGTGCGCGGCGGTGGTCTCGTGCGCCTGGCCGAGTCTGCAGTTGTCTGGTCACCACCGACTTGATTGAGGAGAAGGGAATTCCAGTTTCTCCAGAATCCACTTTTAGGGGTAGTAGTGGTAGCAGAGAAGATGATGCTGATCTTGTCCTCAAGCCTTCTCCCAAGCCTGCATTGAAGGCCCAGCCGAATGGGCCTGCCGATCCTGTGAACTCAGCATTGTGGTCTCCAGACAAAGTTGGTCGCGATAAGAGGCCAGGGATCACAGAGGAAGACAGAGAGAAAGTGATAGAGTCACTTGGGGAGGTCTTGGAGAAGGCAGAAAATCTTGAGATAGTGAAGCCAGGCAGCTTGGGTGGGAACGAGTTTAGGGGCAATAATAAGTCTAATGGCAGCTCTAGACGTAGTAGACCAGGGAGCACAACTTCATGGACTAGGAAGTCAAAGACATTGAAGAGTGTGTGGCGAAAGGGGAGCCCTGTGGCAAATGTGCAGAAGGTGGTTAAAGAACTTCCAAGGGttgagaaagaggaaaggaaagagcaGAAAGGTCCTTCTTTAGTGACGGAGGCGAAGAAATCAGGAGCTCTTCCAGTTGCACCTTTGCGACCTCAAGTGCCTTCACCACCCCAGGCTGTTCCAAAGCTACAAGTGAAGCCTGCTGTCGCTCCACCTACACCTCCTGAATCCCCTGTGGTAAAGAAACCTGCTAACATAAAAGACCGCAAACCAATTCTCATAGATAAGTTTGCTTCCAAGAAGGTAGTTGTGGATCCCATTGCAGCGGAAGCATTACTATCCCCTGCAAAACCTGTGAAAGGACCTCTTTCATCAAAGGCCAAAGAAGATCGTCGCAAGAAATCAAGTGCAGCTGGGGGTTTGCGTCGGCGTCTGGTGGATGATGGTGGGATACCTGATGAGGATGCTTCAGAACTTGATGTGCCTATTGCTGGTGTAACAGAGGTGAGGAAAGGTAGGAAATGGCGTAAGGCAAGTCGGAAGGCTGCAAGACTTGAGGCAGCTAAAGCTGCAGCACCTGTTAAAGTAGAGATTCTTGAGGTGGGTGAAGAGGGCATGTTGACTGAGGACCTGGCTTATAACTTAGCAGTCAGTGAAGCAGATATCCTTGGGTATTTATACTCCAAAGGAGTAAAGCCTGATACCGTGCATACTCTGGATAAAGACATGGTCAAGATGATATGCAAGGAATATGATGTGGAAGTAATAGAAATAGATCCGGTAAGAGTGGAAGAGAtggcaaagaaaaaagaaatgctTGATGAGGAGGATTTGGACATGTTGGAAAATAGGCCTCCAGTTATTACAATAATGGGTCATGTTGATCATGGAAAG ACAACACTGTTGGACTATATTCGTAAGAGCAAG GTGGTAGCCTCTGAGGCAGGTGGAATAACCCAAGGTATTGGGGCGTACAAAGTTCTTGTCCCAGTTGATGGAAAGCCTCAACCCTGTGTCTTTCTTGATACTCCAGGGCATGAG GCATTTGGTGCTATGAGGGCACGCGGAGCAAGGGTGACTGACATTACCATCATTGTGGTGGCTGTTGATGATGGAGTGCGCCCCCAAACAAATGAGGCAATAGCTCATGCCAAGGCAGCTGGCGTGCCTATTATAATAGCTATAAATAAG ATAGATAAGGATGGAACTAATCCAGAACGTGTTATGCAAGAACTTTCTTCTATTGGCCTTATGCCAGAAGTGTGGGGTGGTGACATCCCAATGGTTCAG ATAAGTGCTCTTAAAGGAGTCAATATCGATGAACTATTGGAAACTGTCATGCTTGTTGCTGAG CTGCAAGAATTGAAGGCGAATCCTCATAGAAATGCAAAGGGCACTGTCCTTGAGGCAGGTCTTGATAAAACAAAGGGATCCACTGCCACACTGATTGTGCAGAATGGAACCCTTAAAAAGGGTGATGTTGTTGTGTGTGGTGAAGCCTTTGGAAAG GTCCGTGCTATGTTTGATGATAGAGGAGGCCGTGTTGACCAAGCTGGACCATCTATTGCTGTGCAG GTAATTGGCCTGAGCAGTGTTCCTATTGCTGGTGATGAATTTGAGGTTCTTGACTCCCTTGATATTGCACGTGAAAGGGCAAATGCATGTGCAGAATCACTAAGGGTTGCACGAATATCTGCAAAGGCTGGGGAGGGAAAGGTCACTCTCTCGTCAATTGCTTCTGCAGTTTCGGCTGGAAAACAGTCTGGACTAGATATGCATCAGCTAAACATCATCCTGAAGGTCGATGTTCAG GGTTCAATTGAAGCCATCAGACATGCTCTTCAAGTGCTCCCGCAGGATAATGTTGCTCTGAAGTTCCTCCTCCAAGCACCGGGTGATGTGACTACCAGTGATGTTGATCTGGCTGTTGCCACTGAGGCCATTATATTTGGTTTCAATGTGAAAGCACCGGGTTCAGTTAAGAGCTATGCAGAGAAAAAGCATGTTGAAATTCGTCTTTATAGGGTCATCTATGATTTTATTGGTGACATGCGGAATGCAATGGAAGGACTTTTAGAGCCTGTCGAG GAACGAGTTCCTATAGGGTCAGCAGATGTTCGAGCCTCATTTAGCAGTGGCAGTGGACGTGTGGCTGGATGTATGGTCACCGAGGGGAAGGTGGTGCAAGATTGTGGTGTTCGGATTGTTCGAAATGGGAAGACAATTCACATTGGAAATATTGATTCTTTGAGACGAGTGAAAGAAGAGGTGAAAGAG GTGGGTGCTGGACTAGAATGTGGTGTTGGTGTGAATGGCTTCAATGATTGGGAAGTTGGAGATGTTATTGAGGCTTTTAATACTGTGAAGAAGCAACGAACACTTGAAGAGGCATCAGCTTCGGTGACAGCTGCATTAGTTGGTGCAGGCGTTGAGTTGTGA